In the Gossypium raimondii isolate GPD5lz chromosome 9, ASM2569854v1, whole genome shotgun sequence genome, one interval contains:
- the LOC105798378 gene encoding 60S ribosomal protein L30: protein MVAAKKTKKTHESINNRSALVMKSGKYTLGYKTVLKSLRSSKGKLIIISNNCPPLRKSEIEYYAMLCKVGVHHYNGSTFLNLSL from the exons ATGGTTGCCGCCAAGAAGACC AAGAAGACCCATGAGAGTATTAACAACAGATCGGCTCTCGTTATGAAAAGTGGGAAATACACTTTGGGTTACAAAACTGTTCTCAAATCTCTTAGAAGCTCCAAAG GTAAGTTGATTATTATTTCCAACAACTGCCCTCCTCTTAGGAAGTCGGAGATCGAGTATTATGCCATGTTGTGCAAAGTTGGAGTTCACCACTACAATGGAAGTACGTTCCTTAACCtatcattataa